The following coding sequences are from one Arcobacter nitrofigilis DSM 7299 window:
- a CDS encoding beta strand repeat-containing protein, giving the protein MKKNVIKLVLDGQQVVVKAVNQSEYLIVDKDGGSPKKIFLKKVNDDLEIYSSDTATIPDVIIEDYYAANMEVEVSGVDSLTNEVFNYDIPETMESNNEFVTASRETFDTSVSSMSPTTMALGALGIVGAGVALASSSSSSDSSDSSNSSANNKVSGNFSSGPALDSNDLTVTAYSVDGTELATTKVNEDGSYSLNVGSYSGVVLLYLNDDSTNDNVDYMDEATAQAKDLDGVLLSVGVVNGENTVININPLTSIAAHSAGVILTGDILDTNSIKNLTAEIVNNANSGTADTYGIVEDLLTAEIVTTITVEGGDSSESANLYGHVLDAISKAENELGLSTSQLVSNLASQSETAKLKANESIKKHLAENLSDTDIESDPFIYLENSVINKESKDSTTSLKFGVSGIAEGTEVSLKIGDSGTPITGTVTADGKVEFDSSDLATLADDTYTYTFSVGEETIEGTFIVDTTLPGLITNFTEVDTGTLDNDRITNNGKISFTGLEAGATWEYTTDGGSTWQKGSGNSFTLSEGEYSENQVQVRQTDAAGNTGEAGSVAAITVDTTAVTASEIITKAVIGAIKVTSLEGGDTFAYSTDGGTTYTIANVGTTSFNVEPGDYADGKFFVKVIDAAGNESEPKNLGAVTVSEGITLSLEEDTGISTTDGITSNDVVNLSGLIEGATWEYSTDGGNTWTDGSDTSFTLPDGEYTSETVVVRQTAPGETEPTEPSYLDPVTIDTAAPTKPTLTLSEDTGTNTNDYISSNGLLNVGSLEEGAIVKYSTDNGDTWKDGSTLEEGEYDAGTVKVKVIDKAGNESISDAFANKIIIDKTAPTAISGTQGDNSIDVTGIEAGASWQYSKDGGTTWIDGTGTNFNPGTGEYAAGDLVIRQIDVAGNISATKALGAITIEGLSLSFTDTGESTTDKITNNNVVTVSGITNGATWEYSTDGGTNWTTGTDTSFTLTDGDYSNGDIQVRETVDSVTSDPTSLESEIHVDTDAPVGLATELNDTTVTVTGVESGATWEYSTDGGNNWNTGTDTSFTLSSPDFADGSVQVRQVDVAGNESTETVVVKPITNLDVRSDIYINHAALSSGEILTVTTTDGSNFYVKDTGETYSDEAMTNQIGTTTFDTSVNGKLGIDLSNDLDFSSDYTLSIGSDVNNTTTVLEFSTVTPGTTSAAKQKYNEGSNVDVVESIKYDNNGDIVDSISWLSLDGLTTDGNFSTSDYEADLGIADIGIVMTNSNSDQSIFSLLGGDTKGGITFNNVDSGDLIYVDNKPAIDTPSTYNVGTADDDSFYTENGGATTLIYDEGLSLGITLEDSTKLLANNNIVG; this is encoded by the coding sequence ATGAAAAAGAATGTAATAAAACTAGTTTTAGACGGGCAACAAGTTGTAGTTAAGGCAGTAAATCAATCAGAGTATCTTATTGTAGATAAAGATGGTGGTTCTCCAAAAAAAATCTTTCTGAAAAAAGTAAATGATGATTTGGAAATCTATTCAAGTGATACAGCAACAATACCTGATGTTATTATTGAAGATTATTATGCAGCTAATATGGAAGTTGAAGTTTCAGGAGTAGATAGTCTTACAAATGAAGTTTTTAATTATGATATACCAGAAACTATGGAGTCAAATAATGAGTTTGTAACAGCAAGTCGAGAAACATTTGATACATCAGTTTCTTCTATGTCTCCAACAACAATGGCACTAGGCGCACTTGGTATAGTCGGAGCGGGTGTTGCTCTTGCTAGTTCATCTAGTTCATCTGATTCTTCAGACTCATCTAATTCATCAGCAAATAATAAAGTCTCAGGTAATTTCTCATCAGGACCAGCACTTGATTCTAATGATTTAACTGTAACTGCTTATTCAGTAGATGGTACTGAATTAGCTACTACAAAGGTAAATGAAGATGGAAGCTATTCTTTAAATGTAGGTAGTTATTCAGGCGTAGTATTATTATATCTTAATGATGATTCTACAAATGATAACGTCGATTATATGGATGAAGCAACTGCTCAAGCAAAAGATTTAGATGGCGTATTGTTATCTGTTGGAGTAGTAAATGGTGAAAATACAGTTATAAATATTAATCCTCTTACATCAATAGCAGCACATAGTGCAGGTGTTATTTTGACTGGTGATATTTTAGATACAAATAGTATTAAAAACTTAACAGCAGAAATTGTTAATAATGCTAATAGTGGTACTGCGGATACTTATGGAATAGTTGAAGATTTATTAACAGCTGAAATTGTTACAACTATAACTGTAGAAGGTGGTGATTCCTCAGAAAGTGCAAACTTATATGGGCATGTATTAGATGCTATATCAAAGGCAGAAAATGAACTTGGACTTAGTACATCACAACTAGTTTCAAATTTAGCCAGTCAGTCTGAAACTGCTAAATTAAAAGCAAATGAAAGTATTAAAAAACATCTTGCAGAAAATCTTTCTGATACTGACATTGAATCTGATCCTTTTATTTATTTAGAAAATAGTGTGATAAACAAAGAATCTAAAGATAGTACGACATCATTAAAATTTGGTGTAAGTGGAATAGCTGAGGGTACGGAGGTATCTTTAAAAATTGGAGATTCAGGCACTCCTATTACTGGAACAGTTACAGCAGATGGTAAAGTAGAATTTGATTCTTCTGATTTAGCTACATTGGCTGATGATACATATACTTATACATTTAGTGTTGGAGAGGAGACAATAGAAGGTACATTTATTGTTGATACAACTCTCCCTGGTTTAATAACTAACTTTACTGAAGTAGATACTGGTACTTTAGATAATGATAGAATAACAAATAATGGAAAAATTTCATTTACTGGTTTAGAAGCTGGTGCTACATGGGAATATACTACAGATGGAGGAAGTACTTGGCAAAAAGGTAGTGGAAATAGTTTTACTTTATCAGAAGGTGAATATAGTGAAAATCAAGTTCAAGTAAGACAAACTGACGCTGCAGGAAATACAGGTGAAGCTGGTAGTGTAGCTGCTATTACTGTAGATACAACAGCAGTTACAGCTAGTGAGATTATTACTAAAGCAGTAATTGGGGCTATAAAAGTTACGTCACTAGAAGGTGGTGATACATTTGCATATAGTACAGATGGTGGGACAACTTACACAATTGCAAATGTTGGTACTACAAGTTTCAATGTAGAACCAGGTGATTATGCAGATGGAAAGTTTTTTGTGAAAGTAATTGATGCTGCAGGAAATGAATCTGAGCCAAAAAACTTAGGTGCAGTAACAGTATCAGAAGGTATAACATTGTCTCTTGAAGAGGATACAGGAATATCTACTACAGATGGAATCACTTCTAATGATGTAGTTAATCTCTCTGGATTAATAGAGGGAGCTACTTGGGAATATTCTACAGATGGTGGAAATACATGGACGGATGGTTCTGATACAAGTTTTACTTTACCTGATGGTGAATATACTAGTGAGACTGTAGTAGTTAGACAAACAGCACCTGGTGAAACTGAACCAACTGAACCTTCTTACTTAGACCCAGTTACTATTGATACCGCAGCACCTACTAAACCAACACTTACACTTTCTGAAGATACAGGAACAAATACAAATGATTATATTAGTTCTAATGGTTTACTTAATGTAGGAAGTTTAGAAGAAGGAGCTATTGTTAAATATTCTACTGATAATGGAGATACATGGAAAGATGGAAGTACTTTAGAAGAAGGTGAATATGATGCAGGAACTGTTAAAGTAAAAGTAATTGATAAAGCAGGAAATGAGTCTATTTCGGATGCTTTTGCAAACAAAATTATTATAGATAAAACAGCACCAACTGCTATTTCTGGTACTCAAGGAGATAATAGTATTGATGTTACAGGTATAGAAGCAGGAGCAAGTTGGCAATATAGTAAAGATGGTGGGACAACTTGGATTGATGGAACAGGTACAAATTTTAATCCAGGAACAGGTGAATATGCAGCTGGAGATTTAGTTATAAGACAAATAGATGTAGCAGGAAATATTTCTGCAACTAAAGCACTAGGTGCAATTACTATTGAAGGTTTATCATTATCATTTACTGATACAGGAGAATCAACAACAGATAAAATTACAAACAATAATGTAGTTACTGTAAGTGGAATAACAAATGGTGCTACTTGGGAATATTCTACAGATGGTGGAACTAATTGGACGACTGGGACGGATACAAGTTTTACTTTAACAGATGGTGATTATAGTAATGGAGATATTCAGGTAAGAGAAACTGTTGATTCTGTGACAAGTGACCCTACAAGCTTAGAAAGTGAAATACATGTTGATACAGATGCACCTGTTGGATTAGCTACAGAATTAAATGATACTACAGTTACAGTTACAGGAGTAGAATCTGGAGCTACTTGGGAATATTCTACGGATGGTGGAAATAATTGGAATACTGGAACGGATACAAGTTTTACCTTGTCAAGTCCTGACTTTGCAGATGGATCAGTACAAGTACGACAAGTAGATGTAGCTGGAAATGAAAGTACTGAAACAGTAGTGGTAAAACCTATTACTAATCTAGATGTAAGAAGTGATATTTATATTAATCATGCTGCTCTTTCAAGTGGTGAAATACTTACTGTAACTACAACAGATGGAAGTAATTTTTATGTTAAAGATACTGGTGAAACATATTCTGATGAGGCTATGACTAATCAAATAGGAACTACAACATTTGACACTTCAGTTAATGGCAAATTAGGGATAGATTTATCAAATGATTTAGACTTTTCAAGTGATTATACTCTAAGCATTGGGTCTGATGTGAATAATACTACTACAGTACTTGAGTTTAGTACGGTTACTCCAGGTACAACTAGTGCTGCTAAACAAAAGTATAATGAGGGAAGTAATGTAGATGTAGTAGAATCAATAAAATATGATAATAATGGAGATATTGTTGATTCTATCTCTTGGTTAAGTCTTGATGGTTTAACTACAGATGGAAACTTTAGTACATCAGATTATGAAGCAGATTTAGGGATTGCTGATATTGGTATAGTTATGACAAATAGTAATAGTGATCAAAGTATCTTTAGCCTTTTAGGAGGAGATACCAAAGGTGGAATTACTTTTAACAATGTTGATAGTGGTGATTTAATTTATGTTGATAATAAGCCAGCAATTGATACTCCGAGTACTTATAATGTTGGTACTGCTGATGATGATTCATTTTATACTGAAAATGGTGGTGCGACTACACTTATTTACGACGAGGGTTTGTCTCTTGGAATTACATTAGAAGATTCAACAAAATTACTTGCTAACAATAATATTGTTGGTTAA